In Anoplopoma fimbria isolate UVic2021 breed Golden Eagle Sablefish chromosome 12, Afim_UVic_2022, whole genome shotgun sequence, one DNA window encodes the following:
- the l1cama gene encoding neural cell adhesion molecule L1.2 produces the protein MPHTQRQQVGSRGRCSSPLLPFLFLLSLAARPSQAAIHIPSNYQISDLKRPPMIITQPESVTVFSVEDLVMSCEATGNPLPIFRWTKDGEEFDPGSDPELKVSERSGSFAFYTLSNTMDSLKQYQAKYVCYASNELGTAVSNEATLNTDVPPSQQKEKKVSVKAEEGNSIVLKCNPPQSSMEPIIHWMDWRLHHIQLSERVVVGKDGNLYFAHLTTKDSREDYTCNVQYLATRTILAKEPITLTVNPSNSLLRNRRPHMMRPTESHSNYHSLRGDTVELECIVQGLPTPSVSWLRRDGEMSESRVIKDMFNRRLRFSNISESDGGEYQCIAENSQGKVTHTYTVTVEAAPYWVTEPTSQLYAPGETVKLHCQADGIPTPTISWTINGISLSETDEDPRRSLTASGSLILMDVNLGDTAIYQCQASNKHGTILTNTNIYVIELPPQILTDDGMTYTVTEGQKASLECDTFGSPKPEVTWESISPSSLLADPRVKLLSNGVLEIYNVTNADEGFYTCSVQNNNMSVTAELEVLNRTVILSPPQALKVQRGNTTIFTCLALVDPKLGSPFIQWRKNSQKITESHSDGKYTIDGPDLKITNVEADDEGVYTCQVITKHDMAEANGTLTLWDRPDPPVLLQITDPKRHAVTLSWTPGDDHNSAVLEYVVEFEDQGAKERGWEELKRVTGNKQRANLPLWPYMSYRFRVIAINSVGKSSPSKPSEIHNTPAEAPDNNPEDVRSESKEPGTLFITWEEMDKRNLNGPEFKYRVLWRRVVGSGPRWHTNYTTTPPFTVNDIGNFSAYEIKVQAVNEKGEGPEPDPVIGYSGEDVPMEAPMDVGVILINSTTIRVNWAAVDKETVRGHLLGYRVYLTRTGSRSHHRGRRSRESENTWEVETGANEEKKVISDLRPYSHYALVVTVFNSKGEGPPSETLSFKTQEGVPGPPMSLMLDSPSETEMTLHWTPPAQPNGVLTGYLLQYQQVVESDDSPMQVETIKGPTVSHLTLSGLDPHGHYRFFLRGRTTAGDGEPIIREGATTLDGAPPADINLSVGENSVNLSWVAKKRHRNVSFQIHYFKKKDGSKWKKTVNVNSSQSFYQLQGLTPGTHYDLNFTYSNTTFFEAHIETGGTEVTEVQPSFATQGWFIGVVSAIVLLLLILLILCFIKRSKGGKYSVKDKEEGPMDSEARPMKDETFGEYSDLEEKRTASQPSLGEESKLCSEDNLDFNGSSAITTELNMDESLVSQFSRPSEGPDALHGLPDNSPLNPTAVSPATNGMPNSVTILD, from the exons ATGCCTCACACACAGCGACAGCAGGTTGGCAGTAGGGGGCGAtgctcctctcccctcctcccatttctcttcctcctctcccttgcTGCCCGGCCCAGCCAAGCAGCCATACACATACCCTCCAACT ACCAAATAAGTGATC TCAAGAGGCCTCCAATGATCATCACACAGCCGGAGTCTGTCACCGTCTTCAGTGTTGAAGACCTCGTCATGAGCTGTGAAGCCACTGGCAACCCTTTACCCAT TTTCCGATGGACAAAGGATGGAGAGGAGTTTGACCCAGGCAGTGACCCAGAGCTGAAGGTTTCTGAGCGCTCTGGTTCATTTGCATTCTACACACTCAGTAACACCATGGACAGCCTGAAGCAGTACCAGGCCAAATACGTCTGCTATGCATCCAACGAACTGGGGACAGCCGTCTCCAACGAGGCCACACTCAACACTGATG TTCCCCCATCccagcagaaagaaaagaaggttAGTGTGAAGGCTGAAGAGGGAAACAGTATCGTTCTGAAGTGTAACCCCCCGCAGAGCTCCATGGAGCCTATTATTCACTGGATGGACTGGA GGCTACATCATATCCAGCTAAGTGAACGGGTGGTCGTGGGGAAGGATGGTAACCTATACTTTGCCCATTTGACAACCAAGGACAGCAGGGAAGACTACACCTGCAATGTCCAGTACCTGGCGACACGCACCATTCTGGCAAAGGAACCTATCACTCTGACTGTAAACCCTT CCAACTCTCTACTGCGGAACAGGAGGCCCCACATGATGAGACCTACTGAAAGCCACAGCAATTACCATTCCCTCAGGGGCGACACCGTGGAGCTTGAGTGCATCGTCCAAGGcct TCCAACTCCCAGCGTTTCGTGGCTGAGGAGAGATGGCGAGATGTCTGAATCTCGGGTCATTAAAGACATGTTCAACCGCCGCCTGCGCTTCAGTAATATCTCAGAGAGCGACGGGGGTGAATATCAGTGTATAGCTGAGAACTCCCAAGGGAAggtcacacacacttacactgtGACTGTGGAag CGGCTCCCTACTGGGTAACGGAGCCAACCAGTCAGTTGTATGCCCCAGGTGAGACTGTCAAGCTACACTGCCAGGCGGACGGCATCCCCACTCCTACCATCAGTTGGACCATCAATGGGATCTCCCTCTCAG aaaccGACGAGGACCCCAGACGTTCTCTGACAGCGAGCGGATCTCTAATACTGATGGATGTCAACCTGGGCGACACTGCCATCTATCAGTGCCAGGCCTCCAACAAGCATGGAACTATCCTCACCAACACCAACATCTATGTCATTG AGCTGCCTCCTCAGATCCTGACTGATGATGGGATGACGTACACGGTTACAGAGGGCCAGAAAGCTTCACTTGAGTGTGACACATTTGGCTCTCCTAAACCTGAAGTCACATG GGAGAGCATCAGCCCCTCTTCCCTTCTGGCAGATCCCAGAGTGAAGCTGCTCAGCAACGGGGTGCTTGAGATCTATAATGTCACAAATGCCGATGAGGGCTTCTATACATGCTCTGTACAGAACAATAACATGTCTGTCACTGCCGAGCTGGAAGTGCTCA ACAGGACAGTGATCCTGTCACCTCCACAGGCTCTGAAGGTGCAGCGTGGAAACACAACAATCTTCACTTGTCTGGCCCTGGTTGACCCCAAACTCGGCTCTCCATTCATTCAGTGGagaaaaaacagtcaaaagatCACTGAGTCCCACAGTGACGGAAA ATACACGATTGATGGACCAGATCTGAAAATAACTAATGTGGAAGCAGATGATGAGGGCGTGTACACCTGTCAAGTCATCACTAAGCACGACATGGCTGAAGCCAATGGCACCCTCACTTTATGGG ATCGTCCAGACCCTCCTGTCCTTCTCCAGATCACTGATCCAAAGCGTCATGCAGTCACCCTCAGCTGGACTCCTGGAGACGACCACAACAGCGCTGTGCTAG AGTATGTAGTTGAGTTTGAGGACCAAGGTGCAAAGGAGAGGGGTTGGGAGGAGCTGAAGAGGGTAACAGGAAACAAGCAGCGTGCTAACCTCCCTCTGTGGCCCTATATGTCTTACCGTTTCCGGGTCATTGCCATCAATTCTGTGGGAAAGAGCAGCCCCAGCAAGCCATCTGAAATCCACAATACACCTGCTGAAG CTCCAGACAATAACCCTGAAGATGTTAGGAGTGAGTCCAAAGAACCAGGGACTCTATTCATCACCTGGGAG GAAATGGACAAACGTAACTTAAATGGACCTGAATTCAAGTATCGGGTTCTGTGGCGGCGAGTGGTGGGCAGTGGACCCAGATGGCACACCAACTACACAACAACACCACCGTTCACGGTCAATGACATTGGCAACTTTTCTGCCTACGAGATCAAAGTTCAGGCTGTCAATGAGAAAGGGGAGGGACCTGAGCCAGACCCCGTCATCGGTTACTCAGGAgaagatg TTCCAATGGAGGCGCCAATGGATGTGggtgttattttaataaacagcACTACCATCAGAGTGAACTGGGCAGCAGTGGACAAAGAGACAGTCAGAGGACACCTGCTGGGATACAGG GTTTACTTGACCAGAACCGGCTCCAGGAGCCACCACAGAGGCCGGAGGTCCAGGGAGTCAGAGAACACTTGGGAGGTGGAGACTGGAGCTAATGAGGAGAAGAAGGTGATCAGTGATCTCAGACCCTACTCCCACTACGCCCTGGTCGTCACCGTGTTCAACAGCAAGGGAGAGGGACCCCCCTCTGAGACGCTGTCCTTCAAGACTCAAGAGGGAG TTCCTGGTCCTCCCATGTCCCTGATGCTGGACAGCCCATCAGAGACAGAAATGACCCTTCACTGGACGCCACCTGCTCAGCCCAATGGAGTCCTCACTGGATACCTACTGCAGTACCAACAGG TTGTGGAGAGTGATGACAGCCCCATGCAGGTAGAGACAATAAAGGGCCCCACAGTCAGCCACCTCACCCTGAGTGGCCTGGACCCCCACGGTCACTACCGCTTCTTCCTGAGGGGGCGCACTACTGCAGGGGACGGAGAGCCCATCATCAGGGAGGGTGCCACCACGCTGGATGGAG CGCCTCCTGCTGACATCAACCTGTCTGTTGGAGAAAACTCAGTTAACCTCAGCTGGGTTGCCAAGAAGAGACACAGGAACGTCAGCTTCCAGATAcactactttaaaaaaaaag ATGGCAGTAAATGGAAGAAAACAGTGAACGTGAACTCCTCCCAGTCTTTCTACCAGCTCCAGGGCCTGACTCCTGGCACTCATTATGATCTAAACTTCACCTACAGCAACACCACCTTCTTTGAGGCTCATATCGAGACAGGTGGAACAG AAGTAACAGAGGTGCAGCCCAGTTTTGCAACACAAGGCTGGTTCATCGGTGTTGTGAGCGCCatcgtgctgctgctgctgatactGCTTATCCTCTGCTTCATCAAGAGGAGTAAAGGGGGGAAGTATTCAG TGAAAGATAAAGAAGAGGGCCCGATGGACTCAGAAGCTCGGCCTATGAAGGATGAGACTTTCGGAGAGTATAG TGACCTTGAGGAGAAGCGCACGGCCAGCCAGCCGTCCCTGGGCGAGGAGAGCAAGCTGTGCAGCGAGGACAACCTGGACTTCAACGGCAGCAGTGCCATAACCACCGAGCTCAACATGGATGAGTCTCTGGTTAGCCAGTTCAGTCGACCCAGCGAGGGTCCAGACGCGCTGCATGGTCTGCCAGACAACTCCCCGCTCAACCCCACCGCCGTCTCCCCAGCCACCAATGGCATGCCCAACTCAGTCACCATCCTCGATTAA
- the ribc1 gene encoding RIB43A-like with coiled-coils protein 1 encodes MYKVDLPVDPSIENAVERRRSAETTRKARIFNTRLRVLGLDLDALNQQVQEKKHQQNMEEHRGRAFDKLRECHDEALFHHDIDEREKRAALHTDLTQYWATHQRGEDSRDADLECDLKGAFMIPIPEGELGPASMNIFQGEGIGEEQKRRELMKKTDRDLQAQKEDNERRLAGDKHREMLVSKELVHQDRRGLQLRALEEECKKAERIALDNYNQALAAEQAMTLKEQHRREERENLAEVRHTLTSDMMTECAEATAREVGGGRLPQVLVDRWKGMSPEQLSAIHREREEQRLERQRQREAEKMQDAALEFQLLKLSREAEEEERRAEELRREKRIQTDRYNMQLAREQQAYQEYLNKKLYTNKPSKDYFYQFNTSSR; translated from the exons atgtacaaagtggATTTGCCTGTAGACCCATCCATAGAAAATGCTGTTGAAAGGCGAAGGTCTGCAGAAACAACACGCAAGGCCAGGATCTTCAACACCCGACTGCGTGTGTTGGGCCTCGACCTTGATGCTCTCAACCAACAGGTCCAGGAGAAAAAACATCAGCAAAACATGGAGGAACATCGGGGCAGAGCTTTTG ATAAGCTGAGAGAATGTCATGATGAAGCACTGTTTCATCATGACATTGATGAAAGAGAGAAGCGAGCAGCTTTACACACTGACCTGACCCAGTATTGGGCCACTCATCAACGTGGAGAGGACTCACGCGATGCTGATCTCGAGTGTGACCTGAAGGGGGCATTCATGATCCCCATTCCAGAGGGTGAGCTGGGGCCTGCCAGTATGAACATATTTCAG GGAGAGGGCATCGGAGAagagcagaagaggagagaacTAATGAAAAAGACGGACAGAGATCTGCAAGCACAGAAGGAAGACAATGAGAGAAGGCTCGCGGGAGACAAGCATAGAG AGATGCTGGTGAGCAAAGAGCTGGTGCATCAGGACCGTAGGGGGCTTCAGCTACGTGCACTAGAGGAGGAGTGTAAGAAAGCTGAACGCATCGCACTCGACAACTACAATCAGGCTCTG GCTGCAGAGCAGGCAATGACACTGAAGGAGCAGcacaggagagaggaaagggagaatCTTGCTGAGGTGCGGCACACTCTGACATCCGACATGATGACTGAGTGTGCAGAGGCAACGGCgagagaggtgggaggagggaggctgCCACAGGTTCTGGTAGACAGATGGAAGGGGATGAGCCCTGAGCAACTGAGCGCcatccacagagagagagaagaacagcGTCTTGAGAGACAG AGACAACGTGAAGCTGAGAAGATGCAGGATGCAGCTTTGGAATTCCAACTCCTGAAGCTTTCcagagaagcagaggaagaggagaggagagcagaggagctgaggagagagaagaggattCAGACAGACCGTTACAACATGCAGCTGGCCAGAGAGCAACAGGCATA CCAGGAGTACCTGAACAAGAAGCTATACACCAACAAACCCAGCAAGGACTACTTTTATCAATTCAACACCAGCTCCCGCTGA